The Chloroflexota bacterium sequence CGCCCCCTCCCCCTGTGCGCGGGCGTGGGGGAGACACCCGACGCTCGCGTTGCGCCCCCTCTCCCTGTGCGCGGGTGAGGGGGCTGGGGGGGGAGGGCCCTCCAGGGGGTGAGGGCACGCTCAGCTCTGGCCTCGCGGAGGTCGTCTTCACCTCCGGGACCACCGGCGCGCCCAAGGGCGTCATGCTCACCCACGCCAACATCCTGGCGAACGTCCAGGCGGCCCGGGCGGCCCTCTCCATCCAGGTCGGGGAGCGACTCCTCTCACTGCTGCCGCTCTCACACATGATGGAGCAGACGGCCGGGCTGCTGGCCGCCCTGAACGCCGGCGCGACGGTCTACTACGCCACCAGCCGCCGCTCCAGCTCGATTCTGGCCGCTTTCCAGCGGCACGGCATCGGCATCCTGATCTGCGTCCCCGAAGTCCTGTCGTTGCTGCTGGGGGGCGTCGAGCGGGAGATCGACCGGGCGGGCAAGCGGCGCGCCTGGGAGCTGATGCACGCTGCCGCCGCCCGTCTGCCGTTCGCCCTGCGGCCCCGGCTGTTTGGCGCATTTCACCAGAAGCTCGGCGGACGCTTCCGGATGGCCCTGTGCGGTGGCGCACCGTTGACCCCCGAGACTCAGGCCGCCTGGGAGCGGCTCGGCGTCCGCGTGATCCAGGGCTACGGCGCGACGGAGTGCGCCCCGATTGTCGCGTCCAACCGCTACGACCACCGCGAGCCTGGAACGGTCGGCTGGCCATTGCCGGGCGTCGAGCTGCGGCTGGCGGCAGACGGCGAGGTGCTGGTGCGCGGGCCGAACGTGACGCCCGGCTACTGGCGCGATCCTGCCGCCACCGCCGCCAGCTTTGAGAACGGCTGGTACCGCACCGGCGACCTTGGCGAGTGGGTGACAGGCGCCCTGCCGGCAGACCCAGAGCGCGGCGAGCAGGCGCACGAGCACGCCTTGCGACTGCGGGGCCGCAAGAAGGACATGATCGTCCTGTCGGACGGGCGCAACGTCTTCCCGGAGGACATCGAGCCGGTCCTGCGGGCCGATCCCGCCGTGCGCGACTGCACCGTCGTCGGGCGGCCGCGCGGCAGTGGCGTGGAGGTTCACGCCGTCGTGATCCCGGCCGACCCGTCTGGCGGCGAGGCGAGCGCCGAGGCTGCCGTGAGGCGCGCCAACGGCCAGCTGGGGCCGCAGCAGCAGATCGGCGGCTGGTCCGTCTGGCCGGAGCCAGATCTCCCGCGCACACCCTCGCTGAAGGTGAAGCGTGGCGAAGTGCTGGCCGCGCTGGTGGATCGCCACGCGCCGCCACAGCACGGCCCGACCGCCCTCGACGCCGACACGCCCGAGGCCCGGCTGATCGGGCTGCTGGCGCGCACAACAGGTCGGCCGGCTGGCCGGATCGCCCCGGCGTCAGACCTCCACCTCGATCTGGGCCTGGACTCGCTGGGGCGGGTGGAGCTGGCCGTCTTGCTCGAGGAGGAGCTTGGCC is a genomic window containing:
- a CDS encoding AMP-binding protein; amino-acid sequence: MRGLGGEGPPGGEGTLSSGLAEVVFTSGTTGAPKGVMLTHANILANVQAARAALSIQVGERLLSLLPLSHMMEQTAGLLAALNAGATVYYATSRRSSSILAAFQRHGIGILICVPEVLSLLLGGVEREIDRAGKRRAWELMHAAAARLPFALRPRLFGAFHQKLGGRFRMALCGGAPLTPETQAAWERLGVRVIQGYGATECAPIVASNRYDHREPGTVGWPLPGVELRLAADGEVLVRGPNVTPGYWRDPAATAASFENGWYRTGDLGEWVTGALPADPERGEQAHEHALRLRGRKKDMIVLSDGRNVFPEDIEPVLRADPAVRDCTVVGRPRGSGVEVHAVVIPADPSGGEASAEAAVRRANGQLGPQQQIGGWSVWPEPDLPRTPSLKVKRGEVLAALVDRHAPPQHGPTALDADTPEARLIGLLARTTGRPAGRIAPASDLHLDLGLDSLGRVELAVLLEEELGRSLSDEQMAELRTVGDLLAALEQPTNTAPPAPLPGWPRSLPARALRAVLQDAVLLPLLRLLGRPLTVEGREHLERLRGPALLIANHTSHLDSLSVLAALPEARRRRTAVAAAADYFFADRRTAFVASLALGAFPFHRTGPVAASLAHCGDLADSGYSLLVFPEGTRSTTGEIAPFKPGIGLLARELGVPVVPVYLDGPYRILPKGRTIPRMGPLRIVAGQPVRVGAGLSNTEAAAQVEAALRALAPS